The following are encoded together in the Gadus chalcogrammus isolate NIFS_2021 chromosome 2, NIFS_Gcha_1.0, whole genome shotgun sequence genome:
- the LOC130399790 gene encoding transmembrane protease serine 9-like has protein sequence MAGLKPLWVAVLLLVVHEASSQLDVCGRAPLNTKIVGGVDAAPGTWPWQASLQWFGHFCGGSLINNLWVLTAAHCFPTNDTTGLTVILGRQDQAGSNPNEVSRTISRIVCHPDYSDSTSDNDICLLELSSAVNFTDYIAPVCLAADGSTFNSGIINWVTGWGNTSFGGSPADILQEVDLPIVGNRECDRQHSTKITDNMICAGFSAGGKDACVGDSGGPLVIKRGLQWVQSGVVSFGAGCANTSGIYARVSKFQVWINSIITTNQPGFVNFRSAGTNDDFTNCGDTTAALTCGSAPMNTRDSRGLVQSAGVWPWIASLQVNGTHMCGGTLVHSDAVLSDASCFTMYPNASHWRVVLGRRNLTGPNTCSKNLGVSSIDISNLTGDNIAVLMLSSPPRLSDYIQPICLDQGMGSFLNNTDCWMAGWGMGQGGAQETLQEFNTTVVGCSNTSSSDYICTEALTLRQGDAGGPLMCKSGNSWTQVAVLPNVMGNSSMYVVGLLSTPRSLEEWMLLRAPGPGRPVCRRLVTSVGGL, from the exons AGGCGTCCTCACAGCTAGATG TATGTGGTCGGGCTCCTCTCAACACCAAGATCGTTGGAGGAGTGGATGCTGCTCCGGGCACCTGGCCCTGGCAGGCCAGTTTGCAGTGGTTTGGCCACTTCTGTGGGGGGTCCCTGATCAACAATCTGTGGGTGCTGACCGCTGCCCACTGCTTCCCCAC AAATGACACGACAGGTCTCACGGTCATCCTGGGCCGTCAGGACCAGGCGGGCAGCAACCCCAACGAGGTGTCCCGGACCATCTCCAGGATTGTCTGTCACCCCGATTACAGTGATTCCACCAGCGACAACGACATCTGCCTGCTGGAGCTCTCCTCGGCTGTCAACTTCACAGACTACATCGCGCCCGTCTGCCTGGCCGCGGACGGAAGCACGTTCAACAGCGGCATCATCAACTGGGTCACTGGCTGGGGAAACACCTCATTTGGAG GTTCACCCGCGGACATCCTCCAGGAAGTGGACCTGCCCATAGTGGGCAACAGGGAGTGTGACCGTCAGCATAGCACCAAAATCACCGACAACATGATCTGTGCTGGATTTTCGGCTGGAGGGAAGGACGCGTGTGTG GGTGACTCTGGTGGTCCTCTGGTGATAAAACGGGGTCTGCAGTGGGTCCAGTCGGGAGTGGTGAGCTTTGGTGCAGGATGCGCCAATACATCGGGAATATACGCCAGAGTGTCCAAATTTCAGGTTTGGATCAACAGTATCATCACCACCAACCAGCCAGGCTTCGTCAACTTCCGCTCCGCGGGAACCAACGACGACTTTACGAACTGTGGGGACACCACGGCCG CGTTGACGTGCGGCAGCGCCCCCATGAACACCCGTGACAGCAGGGGGCTGGTGCAGTCTGCCGGCGTGTGGCCCTGGATCGCTAGCCTGCAGGTCAACGGCACGCACATGTGCGGCGGCACCCTGGTGCATTCGGACGCCGTCTTGAGCGACGCCTCGTGCTTCACCAT GTACCCCAATGCCTCCCATTGGAGGGTGGTGTTGGGCCGTCGCAATCTGACCGGCCCCAACACCTGCAGCAAGAACCTGGGGGTGAGCTCCATCGACATCAGCAATCTCACCGGAGACAACATCGCCGTGCTCATGCTGTCCAGTCCACCGAGGCTCTCGGACTACATCCAGCCCATCTGTCTGGACCAGGGGATGGGCAGCTTCCTGAACAACACTGACTGTTGGATGGCAGGCTGGGGCATGGGCCAGGGAGGCG CCCAAGAAACCCTGCAGGAGTTCAACACCACGGTGGTGGGTTGTAGCAACACGTCATCCAGTGACTACATCTGCACCGAAGCGCTGACTTTGAGACAG GGTGACGCCGGCGGCCCCCTGATGTGCAAGAGCGGCAACTCTTGGACCCAAGTGGCCGTGCTTCCCAACGTCATGGGCAACAGCAGCATG TATGTGGTCGGGCTCCTCTCAACACCAAGATCGTTGGAGGAGTGGATGCTGCTCCGGGCACCTGGCCCTGGCAGGCCAGTTTGCAGACGTCTGGTCACTTCTGTGGGGGGTCTCTGA
- the LOC130402552 gene encoding transmembrane protease serine 9-like: MFLISGLTVILGRQDQGGSNPNEVSLNISRILCHPDYNVSIVNDNDICLLQLSSAVTFTDYIAPVCLAADGSTFNSGIINWVTGWGNTSFGGSAAQILQEVDLPIVGNRECDCSYVGQITNNMICAGLSAGGKDSCQGDSGGPLVVKQGVQWVQSGVVSFGYGCALPNFPGVYARVSEYQAWINGIITTHQPGFVDFRSGGINSDATFNCGPVTASPTAPAPLTCGSAPMNTRDSRGLVQSAGVWPWIASLQVNGTHMCGGTLVTADAVLSDASCFTMYPNASYWTVELGRRNLNGPNSFNMTLGVKSITLSNLTGDNIAVLMLSSAPRLSDYIQPICLDQGMGSFLNNNDCWMAGWGMGQGGDQETLQEFNTTVVGCSNTSSSDYICTEALTVRMGDAGGPLMCKSGNSWTQVAGLPNVMGNSSMVRSERAADQSMFTATTQFAGFLRETLGSLPSPANVTTTSAPTTTALTTTTTNTPTTTTAPTTTAPTTTTAPTTSHASDAHFPMSYLLLLLLSSLSVFSALV; the protein is encoded by the exons ATGTTCCTCATCTCTG GTCTCACGGTCATCCTGGGCCGTCAGGACCAGGGGGGCAGCAACCCCAACGAGGTGTCTCTGAACATCTCCAGGATCCTCTGTCACCCCGACTACAACGTCAGTATCGTCAACGACAACGACATCTGCCTGCTGCAGCTCTCCTCGGCTGTCACCTTCACAGACTACATCGCGCCCGTCTGCCTGGCCGCGGACGGAAGCACGTTCAACAGCGGCATCATCAACTGGGTCACTGGCTGGGGAAACACCTCGTTTGGAG GTTCAGCCGCGCAAATCCTCCAGGAAGTGGACCTGCCCATAGTGGGCAACAGGGAGTGTGACTGCAGCTATGTGGGCCAAATCACCAACAACATGATCTGCGCTGGATTGTCGGCTGGAGGGAAGGACTCGTGTCAG GGTGACTCTGGTGGTCCTCTTGTAGTCAAACAGGGTGTGCAGTGGGTCCAGTCGGGAGTGGTGAGCTTTGGTTATGGATGTGCCTTGCCCAACTTCCCTGGAGTATACGCCAGAGTATCTGAATATCAGGCATGGATCAACGGTATCATCACCACCCACCAGCCCGGCTTCGTTGACTTCCGATCCGGGGGAATCAACAGCGACGCCACCTTCAACTGTGGCCCAGTCACCGCCTCACCGACCGCCCCCGCAC CGTTGACGTGCGGCAGCGCCCCCATGAACACCCGCGACAGCAGGGGGCTGGTGCAGTCCGCCGGCGTGTGGCCCTGGATCGCTAGCCTGCAGGTCAACGGCACGCACATGTGCGGCGGCACCCTGGTGACTGCGGACGCCGTCCTGAGCGACGCCTCGTGCTTCACCAT GTACCCCAATGCCTCCTACTGGACGGTTGAGTTGGGCCGCCGGAATCTGAACGGCCCCAACTCCTTCAACATGACCCTTGGGGTGAAATCCATCACCCTCAGCAATCTCACCGGAGACAACATCGCCGTGCTCATGCTGTCCAGTGCACCGAGGCTCTCGGACTACATCCAGCCCATCTGTCTGGACCAGGGGATGGGCAGCTTCCTGAACAACAATGACTGTTGGATGGCAGGCTGGGGCATGGGCCAGGGAGGCG ACCAAGAAACCCTGCAGGAGTTCAACACCACGGTGGTGGGTTGTAGCAACACGTCATCCAGTGACTACATCTGCACCGAAGCGCTGACTGTGAGAATG GGTGACGCCGGAGGCCCCCTGATGTGCAAGAGCGGCAACTCTTGGACCCAAGTGGCCGGGCTTCCCAACGTCATGGGCAACAGCAGCATGGTGCGCTCAGAGAGAGCCGCCGACCAGTCCATGTTCACCGCCACAACGCAATTTGCTGGCTTCCTGAGGGAAACTCTGGGGAGCCTGCCGTCCCCCGCCAACGTCACCACAACCTCCGCCCCCACGACCACcgccctcaccaccaccaccaccaacacccccaccaccaccaccgcccccaccaccaccgcccccaccaccaccaccgcccccaccaccagtcACGCGTCAGACGCCCACTTCCCCAtgtcctacctcctcctcctcctcctctcctccctctccgtgTTCTCTGCGCTGGTCTAG
- the si:ch211-198p11.6 gene encoding uncharacterized protein si:ch211-198p11.6, which yields MSSPESTVAVLPIWGMALPLPAVLMIAVGIYVFVLAMALWFRHCLKDRCTGMWNDCCPDLSPCEHCLVWAESCDCRPPSVRSCLDNTCPPPTCAKWDCTCTCQPPECESCNCLCFEIKLR from the exons ATGTCTTCCCCAGAATCAACGGTGGCG GTCCTGCCCATATGGGGCATGGCGCTGCCTCTTCCCGCCGTGCTGATGATCGCTGTCGGCATTTACGTCTTCGTCCTCGCGATGGCGCTCTGGTTCCGCCATTGTCTCAAG GACCGCTGTACAGGCATGTGGAACGACTGCTGTCCGGACCTCTCCCCCTGTGAGCACTGCTTGGTGTGGGCAGAATCCTGCGACTGTCGCCCGCCGTCTGTCCGCTCGTGCCTGGACAATACCTGCCCTCCCCCCACC TGTGCCAAGTGGGACTGCACCTGCACATGCCAGCCGCCCGAGTGCGAATCCTGCAACTGCCTCTGCTTCGAGATCAAGCTCCGCTAG